From Streptomyces sp. SCSIO 75703:
ACGCCCTGGAGGACAGCGACGACGTCCAGAACGTCTTCGCCAACTTCGACGTGAGCGACGAGATCATGGAGAAGGTCGACGCCTGACCCGTGCCCGCGCGGCGGGCCGACGGGGACACACCCCGTCGGCCCGCCGCGTTGTCGGTGGCACCCGATAGCCTGGCGCATGTCAAACGATCACCGTCCGGCGTACCGCGACCGCCGGCCGGGCGGCCCGAGGGGCCCGGCCGGGGACGCGGGAGCGGCGGCGGTGCGGCCGCGGAGCAGGGGAGGCGCGCGTGCGCGTACTGGGGGTGGACCCCGGGCTGACCCGCTGCGGGGTCGGCGTCGTGGAGGGCGTCGCGGGCCGCCCGCTGACCATGATCGGCGTCGGTGTCGTGCGCACCCCGGCCGACGCCGAGCTCGGCGACCGCCTCGTCGCCGTGGAAGAGGGCGTCGAGCAGTGGCTCGACGAGTACCGGCCGCAGTACGTCGCCGTCGAGCGCGTCTTCAGCCAGCACAACGTCCGCACCGTCATGGGCACCGCCCAGGCCAGCGCCGTCGTCATCCTGTGCGCCGCGCGCCGCGGCCTCCCGGTCGCCCTGCACACCCCCAGCGAGGTCAAGGCCGCCGTCACCGGCTCCGGCCGCGCCGACAAGGCCCAGGTCGGCGCCATGGTCACCCGCCTGCTGCGGCTCGCCGCGCCGCCCCGGCCCGCCGACGCCGCCGACGCCCTCGCCCTCGCCATCTGCCACATCTGGCGGGCCCCCGCCCAGAACCGGCTCCAGCGGGCCGCCGCCCTGCACGCCGCTCCCCCCGCCCGGGCGGTCCGCGTCCCGCCCGCACCGAAAGGCCGTACGCCATGATCGCTTTCGTCAGCGGCACCGTCGCCGCCCTCGCCCCCGGCTCCGCGGTGGTGGAGGTCGGCGGGGTCGGCATGGCCGTCCAGTGCACCCCGGGCACCCTCGCCGGACTCCGGGTCGGCACCGCCGCGCGGCTCGCCACCTCCCTCGTGGTCCGCGAGGACTCGCTCACCCTCTACGGCTTCGCCGACGACGACGAGCGCCAGGTCTTCGAACTCCTCCAGACCGCCAGCGGCGTCGGCCCCCGCCTCGCCCAGGCCATGCTCGCCGTGCACACCCCCGACGCGCTGCGCCGGGCCCTGTCCACCGGCGACGAGAAGGCCCTCACCGCCGTCCCCGGCATCGGCAAGAAGGGCGCGCAGAAGCTCCTCCTGGAACTGAAGGACCGCCTCGGCGAACCGGTCGGCTCCCCCTCCTCCGCCGCCGTCGCCGCGCCCGCCGCGGGCTGGCGTGACCAGCTCCACGCCGCGCTCATCGGCCTCGGGTACGCGGCCCGCGAGGCCGACGAGGCGGTGTCCGCCGTGGCGCCCCAGGCCGAGGCCGCCGGCGGGACACCGCCCGTGGGCCAGTTGCTCAAGGCCGCCCTCCAGACGCTGAACCGCGCCCGATAGTCCGCACCGAGAGCCGAGGCACACCGCATGAACTGGGACGAGACGACCGACTCCGACGCCGCCGAGCGCCTCGTCGGCGCGTCCGCCGACGGCGAGGACCAGGCCGTGGAGGCCGCTCTGCGCCCCAAGGACCTGGGCGAGTTCATCGGCCAGCAGAAGGTCCGCGAACAGCTCGACCTCGTCCTGCGCGCCGCCCGCGCCCGCGGCGCCACCGCCGACCACGTCCTGCTCTCCGGCGCCCCCGGCCTCGGCAAGACCACCCTCTCGATGATCATCGCGGCCGAGATGGGCGCCCCCATCCGCATCACCTCCGGCCCCGCCATCCAGCACGCCGGCGACCTCGCGGCGATCCTCTCCTCCCTCCAGGAGGGCGAGGTCCTCTTCCTCGACGAGATCCACCGCATGTCCCGGCCCGCCGAGGAGATGCTCTACATGGCGATGGAGGACTTCCGGGTCGACGTCATCGTCGGCAAGGGCCCCGGCGCCACCGCCATCCCCCTCGAACTGCCCCCCTTCACCCTCGTCGGCGCCACCACCCGCGCCGGACTGCTGCCGCCCCCGTTGCGCGACCGCTTCGGCTTCACCGCCCACATGGAGTTCTACGGCCCCGCCGAACTGGAACGGGTGGTGCACCGCTCGGCCGGCCTCCTCGACGTCGAGATCGACCCCGACGGCGCCGCCGAGATCGCGGGCCGCTCCCGCGGCACCCCCCGCATCTCCAACCGCCTCCTGCGCCGCGTCCGCGACTACGCCCAGGTCAAGGCCGACGGCGTGATCACCCGCGGGATCGCCGCGGCGGCCCTCGCGGTCTACGAGGTCGACGCCCGCGGCCTGGACCGCCTCGACCGGGCCGTCCTGGAGGCCCTGACCAAACTGTTCGGCGGCGGACCCGTCGGCGTCTCCACCCTCGCGGTGGCCGTGGGGGAGGAGCGGGAGACCGTCGAGGAGGTCGCCGAACCCTTCCTCGTGCGCGAGGGACTGCTCGCCCGCACCCCCCGGGGACGGGTGGCGACCCCCGCCGCCTGGGCACACCTCGGGCTGACCCCGCCGGGCGCCGCCGCGCCGGGAAACGGACAACAGGACCTGTTCGGGGCGTGACGCCCCCGTCCCGACGAGCACATTGGCCCGAGCAGGAACCCCGGTGCCATGCTGAGCGTTGTTCCCTGCGCGCGGACTCGCCTAGACTCCGCCGATGCCACCCTTGACGGCGGCGCCCACACCCCCAACCAACAGGCCGCTCACATCGCGGTCGTGTGAAGGAAGTACCGACCCGTGAGTCTCGTGACCCTCCTCCCGTTCATCGTGCTCATCGGGGCCATGTTCCTGATGACCCGGTCGGCGAAGAAGAAGCAGCAGCAGGCCGTCGACATGCGGAACCAGATGCAGCCCGGTTCCGGCGTCCGCACCATCGGGGGCATGTACGCCACGGTCAAGGAGGTGAGCGAGGACACCGTCCTCCTCGACGCCGGGCCGGGCGTCGAGCTGCTCTTCGCCAAGAACTCCATCGGCGCCGTGCTGAGCGACGACGAGTACAACCGCATCGTCCACGGCATCGAGCACGACCTGAAGGACGACACCCACGTCGTCCCGGACGACGCCTCCTCCCTCACCGAGGGTGACGCGGACGCCTCCGGCGACCACTCCGTCGACCTCGGCAAGAAGGAGGCGGCCGACGAGGCCGACGAGACCGCCAAGCCCTCGGACGCCAAGGCCGACGAGCCCGCCGACGCCAAGGCCGACGAGCCGGCGGACGCCAAGGCCGACGACCAGCCGAAGAAGTCCGACGGCGGTTCCGGGACGAAGTAGCCGCGCCCCGGGGGCGCGGGTCCGCCCGCGCCCCCGCGCCGCGTCGTCCGCACGGACCCCCACCCACCACGCGATGGCCGCCGGTATGCCGCCCCGGCGGTGCGACGCGGCCCGACAGGGAGTATGACAAGGTGGCAGCCCTCAAAAAGGGAAAGCAAGCGAGCGCCCAAAGCAAGCCCGGGCGCTCGCTGGCCCTGATGGTGATCGTCATTGCGGCGCTCACGGGAGGCATGTTCGCCTCCGGAAACACGACTCCGCGCCTCGGCATCGACCTGGCGGGCGGTACGAGCATCACGCTCCGGGCCGTCTCCGAACCGGGCCAGGAGTCCGCGATCAACAAGACCAACATGGACACCGCGGTCGAGATCATGGAGCGCCGTGTCAACGGCCTCGGCGTCTCCGAGGCCGAAGTCCAGACCCAGGGCACCCGGAACATCATCGTCAACATCCCCAAGGGGATGAACTCCGAGGAAGCCCGCGCCCAGGTCGGCACCACCGCCAAGCTCTACTTCCGCCCGGTCCTCGCCACCGAGCCGTCCGGCGCCGACGCGGCCGGCACCCCCGCACCCGACGCCTCGGGCAGCGCCTCCCACAAGGCCACCGACCCGGCGGGCGACACGACCGGAGCCCCGACGGCGGACGCCACCGGCGACACCGCGCGGGACACCGCCGGCGACCGGGCCGCGGCCACCCCGACCTCCTCCCCGAACCCGGGCGCCACCACACAGGGCCGCGCCGTCACCGACGCGCTCGAGGCCGGCCCCAGCCCCTCCGCCACCCCCTCCGGCGACGCCTCCCCGGCGCCGTCCCCCGGCGCCTCCGACGGCACCGGCGACGCCGCCTCCGAGAAGCTCCGGGCCCGGTACGCCGCGCTCGACTGCACCGACGGCTCCGCACGGGCCAAGGCCGGCGAGGGCGCCCTGCCCGCCGACCCCACCGTCGCCTGCGGCACCAACGCCCAGGGCCAGTGGCAGAAGTACCTCCTCGGACCCGCCGCCGTCGACGGCACGGACGTGGACAAGGCCCAGGCCGTCTTCAACACGCAGACCGCCGCGGGCTGGACCGTCACCATGGACTTCACCGGCGGCGGCGCGAAGAAGTTCGCGGACATCACCGGCAAGCTGGCGCAGAACCCGTCCCCGCAGAACCAGTTCGCCATCGTCCTGGACAACGAGGTCGTCTCCGACCCGTACGTCAGCCAGGCCCTGACCGGCGGCAACGCGGAGATCTCCGGGCAGTTCGGCCAGGAGGAGGCGCAGAGCCTCGCCAACATGCTGTCCTACGGCGCGCTCCCGCTGAGCTTCCATGAGGACAGCGTCACCACCGTCACCGCCGCGCTCGGCGGTGAGCAGCTCCACGCCGGGCTGATCGCGGGCGCCATCGGGCTCGCGCTGGTCGTCCTCTACCTGCTGGTCTACTACCGCGGCCTGTCGTTCATCGCCATCGCCTCGCTGATGGTCTCCGCCTCGCTCACGTACGCGGTCATGTCGCTGCTCGGCCCGACCATCGGCTTCGCGCTGAACCTGCCGGCCGTGTGCGGTGCCATCGTCGCCATCGGGATCACGGCGGACTCGTTCATCGTCTTCTTCGAACGGGTCCGCGACGAGATCCGGGAGGGCCGCTCGCTGCGCCCCGCCGTCGAACGCGGCTGGCCGCGCGCCCGGCGCACCATCCTGGTCTCCGACTTCGTGTCGTTCCTCGCCGCCGCCGTGCTCTTCGTGGTCACCGTCGGCAAGGTGCAGGGCTTCGCGTTCACGCTGGGGCTGACCACCCTGCTCGACGTGGTCGTGGTCTTCCTCTTCACCAAGCCGCTGCTCACGCTGATGGCCCGCCGCCCGTTCTTCGCCCGCGGCCACCGCTGGTCCGGGCTCGATCCAAAGGCCCTCGGCGCGAAGCCACCCCTGCGCGCGAGCCGTCGTCCCGTCGCCCCCGTCACGACGAAGGAGGCGTGAGCATGTCGAAACTCGGCACCCTCGGCGCCCGGCTGCACCATGGGGAGATCGGCTACGACTTCGTCAGGAACCGCGTGATCTGGTACGGGCTCTCCGTCCTGATCACCATCGCCGCGATCCTCGGCCTGTCCGTGCGCGGACTGCACATGGGCATCGAGTTCCAGGGCGGCGCGGTCTTCACCACCCCGAAGAACATGAGCGCGTCCGTCTCCCAGGCCGAGGGCTACGCGGAGGACGCCTCCGGACACGACGCGATCGTCCA
This genomic window contains:
- the ruvB gene encoding Holliday junction branch migration DNA helicase RuvB yields the protein MNWDETTDSDAAERLVGASADGEDQAVEAALRPKDLGEFIGQQKVREQLDLVLRAARARGATADHVLLSGAPGLGKTTLSMIIAAEMGAPIRITSGPAIQHAGDLAAILSSLQEGEVLFLDEIHRMSRPAEEMLYMAMEDFRVDVIVGKGPGATAIPLELPPFTLVGATTRAGLLPPPLRDRFGFTAHMEFYGPAELERVVHRSAGLLDVEIDPDGAAEIAGRSRGTPRISNRLLRRVRDYAQVKADGVITRGIAAAALAVYEVDARGLDRLDRAVLEALTKLFGGGPVGVSTLAVAVGEERETVEEVAEPFLVREGLLARTPRGRVATPAAWAHLGLTPPGAAAPGNGQQDLFGA
- the secD gene encoding protein translocase subunit SecD, with protein sequence MAALKKGKQASAQSKPGRSLALMVIVIAALTGGMFASGNTTPRLGIDLAGGTSITLRAVSEPGQESAINKTNMDTAVEIMERRVNGLGVSEAEVQTQGTRNIIVNIPKGMNSEEARAQVGTTAKLYFRPVLATEPSGADAAGTPAPDASGSASHKATDPAGDTTGAPTADATGDTARDTAGDRAAATPTSSPNPGATTQGRAVTDALEAGPSPSATPSGDASPAPSPGASDGTGDAASEKLRARYAALDCTDGSARAKAGEGALPADPTVACGTNAQGQWQKYLLGPAAVDGTDVDKAQAVFNTQTAAGWTVTMDFTGGGAKKFADITGKLAQNPSPQNQFAIVLDNEVVSDPYVSQALTGGNAEISGQFGQEEAQSLANMLSYGALPLSFHEDSVTTVTAALGGEQLHAGLIAGAIGLALVVLYLLVYYRGLSFIAIASLMVSASLTYAVMSLLGPTIGFALNLPAVCGAIVAIGITADSFIVFFERVRDEIREGRSLRPAVERGWPRARRTILVSDFVSFLAAAVLFVVTVGKVQGFAFTLGLTTLLDVVVVFLFTKPLLTLMARRPFFARGHRWSGLDPKALGAKPPLRASRRPVAPVTTKEA
- the ruvC gene encoding crossover junction endodeoxyribonuclease RuvC, which translates into the protein MRVLGVDPGLTRCGVGVVEGVAGRPLTMIGVGVVRTPADAELGDRLVAVEEGVEQWLDEYRPQYVAVERVFSQHNVRTVMGTAQASAVVILCAARRGLPVALHTPSEVKAAVTGSGRADKAQVGAMVTRLLRLAAPPRPADAADALALAICHIWRAPAQNRLQRAAALHAAPPARAVRVPPAPKGRTP
- the ruvA gene encoding Holliday junction branch migration protein RuvA → MIAFVSGTVAALAPGSAVVEVGGVGMAVQCTPGTLAGLRVGTAARLATSLVVREDSLTLYGFADDDERQVFELLQTASGVGPRLAQAMLAVHTPDALRRALSTGDEKALTAVPGIGKKGAQKLLLELKDRLGEPVGSPSSAAVAAPAAGWRDQLHAALIGLGYAAREADEAVSAVAPQAEAAGGTPPVGQLLKAALQTLNRAR
- the yajC gene encoding preprotein translocase subunit YajC, translating into MSLVTLLPFIVLIGAMFLMTRSAKKKQQQAVDMRNQMQPGSGVRTIGGMYATVKEVSEDTVLLDAGPGVELLFAKNSIGAVLSDDEYNRIVHGIEHDLKDDTHVVPDDASSLTEGDADASGDHSVDLGKKEAADEADETAKPSDAKADEPADAKADEPADAKADDQPKKSDGGSGTK